A region of Bacillus cabrialesii DNA encodes the following proteins:
- the nupC gene encoding nucleoside permease NupC: protein MKYLIGIIGLIVFLGLAWIASSGKKRIKIRPIVVMLILQFILGYILLNTGIGNFLVGGFAKGFNYLLEYAAEGINFVFGGLVNADQTTFFMNVLLPIVFISALIGILQKWKVLPFIIRYIGLALSKVNGMGRLESYNAVASAILGQSEVFISLKKELGLLNQQRLYTLCASAMSTVSMSIVGAYMTMLKPEYVVTALVLNLFGGFIIASIINPYEVAKEEDMLRVEEEEKQSFFEVLGEYILDGFKVAVVVAAMLIGFVAIIALINGIFNAVFGISFQDILGYVFAPFAFLVGIPWNEAVNAGSIMATKMVSNEFVAMTSLTQNGFHFSGRTTAIVSVFLVSFANFSSIGIIAGAVKGLNEKQGNVVARFGLKLLYGATLVSFLSAAIVGLIY, encoded by the coding sequence ATGAAGTATTTGATTGGGATTATCGGTTTAATCGTGTTTTTAGGCCTTGCGTGGATCGCGAGCAGCGGGAAAAAAAGAATTAAGATCCGCCCAATTGTTGTTATGCTCATTTTGCAATTTATTCTCGGCTATATTCTCCTCAATACCGGGATAGGAAATTTCCTCGTAGGAGGCTTTGCGAAAGGATTCAATTACCTGCTTGAATACGCGGCGGAAGGAATCAACTTTGTGTTTGGCGGACTCGTCAATGCGGACCAAACGACATTCTTTATGAATGTGCTCCTGCCAATCGTGTTTATTTCCGCTCTAATCGGGATTCTGCAAAAGTGGAAAGTCCTCCCGTTTATTATTCGATATATCGGTCTTGCCCTCAGCAAGGTAAACGGTATGGGAAGACTGGAATCATATAACGCAGTCGCTTCTGCTATTTTAGGGCAGTCGGAAGTATTTATCTCCTTGAAGAAAGAACTCGGCCTTTTAAATCAGCAGCGTTTGTACACGCTTTGCGCTTCAGCGATGTCAACCGTATCCATGTCAATCGTCGGCGCGTATATGACAATGCTCAAACCGGAATATGTTGTAACGGCGCTTGTCTTGAACTTATTTGGCGGTTTCATTATCGCTTCCATTATTAATCCTTACGAGGTTGCAAAAGAAGAGGATATGCTTCGTGTAGAAGAGGAAGAAAAACAATCCTTCTTCGAAGTGCTCGGAGAATACATCCTTGACGGCTTCAAAGTAGCGGTTGTCGTTGCTGCGATGCTGATCGGATTTGTCGCGATTATTGCCTTAATTAACGGTATTTTTAACGCGGTATTCGGTATTTCCTTCCAAGACATTCTTGGATATGTGTTTGCTCCATTCGCTTTTCTTGTGGGTATTCCATGGAATGAAGCTGTTAATGCGGGAAGCATTATGGCAACAAAAATGGTATCGAATGAATTTGTCGCCATGACGTCTCTGACGCAAAACGGCTTCCATTTCAGCGGCCGCACAACAGCGATCGTATCGGTATTCCTTGTGTCATTTGCGAACTTCTCCTCAATCGGAATCATTGCCGGTGCGGTAAAAGGACTGAATGAAAAGCAAGGGAATGTCGTCGCTCGTTTCGGCCTGAAATTATTATACGGCGCTACGCTTGTCAGCTTTTTATCAGCGGCAATTGTGGGCTTGATTTATTGA
- a CDS encoding pyrimidine-nucleoside phosphorylase, with product MRMVDIIIKKQNGKELTTEEIQFFVNGYTDGSIPDYQASALAMAIFFQDMSDRERADLTMAMVNSGETIDLSAIEGIKVDKHSTGGVGDTTTLVLAPLVAALGVPVAKMSGRGLGHTGGTIDKLEAIDGFHVELTKDEFIKLVNRDKVAVIGQSGNLTPADKKLYALRDVTGTVNSIPLIASSIMSKKIAAGADAIVLDVKTGAGAFMKTEEDAAELAKAMVRIGNNVGRQTMAVISDMSQPLGFAIGNALEVKEAIDTLKGEGPEDLHELVLTLGSQMVVLAKKANTLDEARAKLEEVMKNGKALEKFKNFLKNQGGDSSIVDDPSKLPQAAYQIDVPAKEAGVVSEIVADEIGVAAMLLGAGRATKEDEIDLAVGIMLRKKVGDKVENGEPLVTLYANRENVDEVIAKVYDNIRIAAEAKAPKLIHTLITE from the coding sequence ATGAGAATGGTAGATATCATCATCAAAAAACAAAACGGAAAAGAACTCACCACAGAAGAAATTCAATTTTTCGTGAACGGCTATACGGATGGAAGCATTCCTGATTATCAGGCAAGCGCGCTTGCCATGGCGATTTTCTTCCAGGATATGAGTGACCGTGAACGTGCAGACTTGACGATGGCTATGGTGAACTCCGGTGAAACGATTGATCTTTCTGCCATTGAAGGGATTAAAGTGGATAAACACTCCACCGGCGGCGTCGGCGATACGACAACACTCGTTCTCGCCCCGCTAGTTGCGGCTCTCGGCGTGCCGGTTGCCAAAATGTCCGGCCGCGGCCTCGGCCATACGGGCGGGACGATTGATAAATTAGAGGCAATCGACGGTTTTCACGTGGAACTGACGAAGGACGAATTTATTAAGCTTGTGAACCGCGACAAGGTCGCCGTCATCGGCCAAAGCGGCAATTTAACGCCTGCTGATAAAAAACTGTACGCGCTTCGTGATGTAACGGGAACGGTCAATTCCATCCCGCTGATTGCAAGCTCGATTATGAGCAAAAAAATCGCTGCCGGGGCGGATGCCATCGTGCTGGATGTAAAAACGGGAGCGGGCGCCTTCATGAAAACGGAAGAAGACGCGGCTGAACTCGCCAAAGCGATGGTACGCATCGGAAATAACGTCGGCCGCCAAACAATGGCTGTTATTTCTGATATGTCTCAGCCGCTCGGCTTTGCGATCGGAAATGCGCTTGAAGTCAAAGAAGCGATCGATACGCTCAAAGGCGAGGGCCCTGAGGATCTTCATGAGCTTGTCTTAACGCTCGGAAGCCAGATGGTCGTGCTTGCGAAAAAAGCCAATACTTTGGACGAAGCGAGAGCGAAGCTGGAAGAAGTCATGAAAAACGGCAAAGCGCTGGAGAAATTCAAAAACTTCCTGAAAAACCAAGGCGGCGACAGCTCGATTGTTGACGATCCATCTAAGCTTCCGCAAGCTGCATATCAAATTGATGTGCCTGCCAAAGAAGCGGGTGTCGTCTCCGAAATCGTCGCGGACGAAATCGGCGTCGCAGCGATGCTGCTGGGTGCCGGACGCGCCACAAAAGAAGATGAAATCGATTTAGCCGTCGGTATCATGCTCCGCAAAAAGGTCGGCGACAAGGTAGAAAACGGCGAACCGCTCGTGACGCTTTACGCCAACCGCGAAAACGTTGATGAAGTCATCGCGAAAGTCTATGACAACATCCGCATCGCAGCGGAAGCGAAGGCGCCGAAGCTGATTCATACGTTAATTACGGAATAA
- the deoC gene encoding deoxyribose-phosphate aldolase, giving the protein MSLAHIIDHTALKPHTQKAEILTLIEEAKTYKFASVCVNPTWVELAAKELEGTGVDVCTVIGFPLGANTTETKAFETKDAISKGATEVDMVINIAALKDKEDDVVEADIRGVVEAAAGKALVKVIIETCLLTDEEKERACRLAVSAGADFVKTSTGFSTGGATKEDIALMRKTVGPDIGVKASGGVRTKEDVDTMVEAGASRIGASAGVSIVKGENASGGDNY; this is encoded by the coding sequence ATGTCATTAGCTCACATAATTGATCATACAGCTTTGAAACCGCATACACAAAAAGCGGAAATTCTAACATTAATCGAAGAAGCGAAAACATACAAGTTTGCTTCAGTATGTGTCAATCCGACATGGGTGGAGCTTGCTGCAAAAGAGCTTGAAGGAACTGGAGTCGACGTTTGTACGGTCATCGGCTTCCCGCTCGGCGCCAACACAACTGAAACAAAAGCGTTCGAAACAAAAGACGCCATTTCAAAAGGCGCCACTGAAGTGGACATGGTCATTAACATTGCCGCTTTGAAAGACAAAGAAGACGATGTGGTTGAAGCGGATATCCGCGGTGTGGTGGAAGCCGCAGCCGGAAAAGCGCTTGTCAAAGTCATTATCGAAACATGCCTTCTGACTGATGAAGAAAAAGAACGTGCGTGCCGTTTAGCGGTTTCTGCCGGAGCGGACTTCGTGAAAACATCAACAGGCTTCTCTACAGGCGGCGCAACGAAGGAAGATATCGCCTTAATGCGCAAAACAGTAGGCCCTGATATCGGCGTGAAGGCATCTGGCGGCGTTAGAACGAAAGAAGATGTAGACACAATGGTCGAGGCGGGAGCAAGCCGAATCGGCGCCAGCGCAGGCGTTTCCATCGTAAAAGGAGAAAACGCATCAGGCGGAGACAACTACTAA
- the deoR gene encoding DNA-binding transcriptional repressor DeoR: MDREKQQLSIEVARLYYQSDYSQQQIAEQLNISRPTVSRLLQYAKEKGFVQIRVMDPFEDLDALGSMLEEKYGLLEAHVVFSPTPDYAGITHDLSRYGAEYMHETVKDGDIVGVSWGTTMYQIAQNMQPKQVKGVEVVQLKGGISHSRVNTYSAETIQLFAEAFQTMPRYLPLPVVFDNADVKRMVEKDRHIERIIEMGKQANIALFTVGTVRDEALLFRLGYFHEEEKALLKKQAVGDICSRFFDAKGNICSSAINDRTIGVELEDLRLKERSILVAGGSRKVPSIHGALTGKYANVLIIDQHTARVLVNDL, translated from the coding sequence ATGGATCGGGAAAAACAACAACTAAGCATAGAAGTGGCAAGGCTCTACTATCAGTCTGACTACAGTCAGCAGCAAATTGCTGAGCAGCTCAACATTTCAAGGCCGACCGTTTCCCGGCTGCTGCAATATGCAAAAGAAAAAGGGTTTGTCCAGATTCGCGTCATGGACCCTTTTGAGGATTTGGATGCGCTCGGTTCCATGCTTGAAGAGAAATACGGGCTTCTCGAGGCGCATGTTGTATTTTCCCCGACACCCGATTATGCAGGAATTACACATGACCTAAGCCGCTATGGTGCAGAATATATGCATGAAACGGTAAAAGACGGCGACATTGTCGGCGTCAGCTGGGGAACCACCATGTATCAAATCGCGCAAAACATGCAGCCGAAGCAGGTAAAAGGCGTCGAGGTCGTCCAGCTGAAAGGCGGCATCAGTCATTCCCGGGTAAACACGTATTCCGCTGAAACGATTCAGCTGTTTGCGGAGGCTTTTCAAACGATGCCGCGCTATCTCCCGCTTCCCGTCGTGTTTGATAATGCGGATGTGAAGCGAATGGTGGAGAAAGACCGTCATATTGAGCGGATCATCGAGATGGGCAAGCAGGCGAATATCGCTCTCTTTACGGTGGGAACGGTCCGTGACGAAGCGCTGTTATTCCGGCTTGGGTATTTTCATGAAGAAGAGAAGGCCCTTCTGAAAAAACAGGCCGTCGGGGATATCTGTTCACGCTTTTTTGATGCGAAAGGGAATATTTGCAGCAGCGCCATCAATGACCGGACCATCGGCGTAGAGCTTGAAGACCTCAGGCTGAAGGAACGCTCCATTTTAGTGGCTGGCGGGAGCAGAAAAGTGCCTTCCATACATGGCGCGTTAACAGGAAAATATGCCAACGTTTTAATTATTGACCAGCATACCGCAAGGGTGCTTGTTAATGATTTGTGA